A single region of the bacterium genome encodes:
- a CDS encoding ABC transporter ATP-binding protein, translating into MFNRLKPYFIKYKYYFILGFIFVVFKNFFQSHSVPFMNEAIDALRPPIPGAEKTVYAQLAVFLSDHWGVRILFLYIFLFVIMELMHAVFLYAMRQTLIVASRKIEYDLRGDFFKHLQKLHVQFFQNTQTGDLMNRMISDLSNVRDVLGPGIMYTANTIVSFVFVVPLMIQISPKLTLAVFIPLLVLSFAINRLSKLIHVRSQKVQEKLSDISSLAQENFSGIRVIKSYVREMFEISRFRSLSEEYVMLNMDMVRVRGIMMSSVILTIGLSVATLLWFGGRLIALQEITIGHFAAFNFYLAMLIWPIIALGWVLSIFQRGSASMIRMNAILETQPKIKDDSGVSHVTKLRGKIEFRNMNFSYQDQRTVLKNINLSIEPGTIVGVVGQTGSGKSTLVNLIPRLFEVPKDSLFIDGIEIHRIPLATLRGHIGMVPQDNFLFSDSILNNVIFGVDESVMNQVEHATEVAQLRSNIEEFPEKYETIIGERGITLSGGQKQRLAIARAVMCDPKILILDDSLSSVDTRTEDEILSHLRQLMQNRTCLIVSHRIQTVKYADMIITLSDGEIIEQGTHEELVSLGGVYADMYQRQLLEEEMETLDQ; encoded by the coding sequence ATGTTTAATCGGCTTAAGCCCTATTTTATAAAGTACAAATATTATTTCATTCTCGGCTTCATTTTTGTCGTTTTCAAGAATTTTTTCCAATCCCATAGCGTGCCCTTCATGAATGAGGCTATTGACGCGCTTCGTCCGCCTATCCCGGGCGCAGAAAAAACGGTCTATGCCCAATTGGCCGTTTTTTTATCTGATCACTGGGGAGTTCGAATTCTTTTTTTATACATTTTCTTATTTGTGATCATGGAATTGATGCATGCGGTGTTTTTATACGCTATGCGTCAAACGCTTATCGTTGCATCACGGAAAATCGAATACGATCTGCGCGGGGATTTTTTCAAACATTTGCAGAAGCTTCATGTTCAGTTTTTCCAAAATACTCAAACCGGCGATTTGATGAACCGTATGATCAGCGATTTGAGCAACGTGCGCGACGTGCTCGGACCCGGCATCATGTACACGGCAAATACGATCGTATCTTTTGTTTTTGTCGTTCCACTTATGATTCAAATCAGCCCAAAGCTTACGTTAGCGGTATTTATTCCTTTATTGGTTCTTTCCTTTGCGATTAACCGGTTGTCAAAACTTATTCACGTTCGTTCGCAGAAAGTTCAGGAAAAATTATCCGATATCAGCTCGTTGGCGCAGGAAAACTTCTCCGGTATTCGCGTGATAAAATCTTACGTCAGGGAAATGTTTGAGATCAGCCGGTTTCGCTCGTTGAGTGAAGAATACGTAATGTTGAATATGGACATGGTGAGGGTGCGAGGGATCATGATGTCAAGCGTCATACTGACCATCGGGCTCAGCGTAGCCACGCTGCTGTGGTTTGGTGGAAGGCTCATTGCGCTGCAGGAGATAACTATCGGGCACTTTGCTGCATTCAATTTTTATCTTGCGATGTTGATCTGGCCGATCATTGCGCTGGGCTGGGTGTTGAGTATTTTTCAACGCGGGTCCGCTTCGATGATTCGGATGAATGCGATTTTGGAAACGCAGCCAAAAATCAAAGACGATTCCGGTGTCAGTCACGTGACCAAACTCAGAGGTAAGATAGAATTCAGGAATATGAATTTTTCATATCAAGATCAACGAACGGTTTTGAAAAATATCAATCTAAGTATTGAGCCTGGAACGATAGTCGGTGTCGTCGGCCAAACGGGTTCGGGAAAAAGCACATTGGTTAACCTTATACCGCGGCTCTTCGAAGTTCCAAAAGATTCTCTATTTATCGATGGCATTGAAATACACCGGATTCCCCTCGCCACCTTACGCGGTCATATCGGCATGGTTCCACAGGACAATTTTCTTTTTTCAGACAGTATACTGAATAATGTGATTTTTGGCGTCGATGAATCCGTTATGAATCAGGTTGAACATGCGACCGAGGTTGCTCAGTTACGGTCAAATATCGAGGAGTTTCCCGAAAAATACGAAACGATCATCGGGGAGCGCGGCATAACGCTCTCCGGCGGACAGAAGCAGCGATTGGCTATTGCGCGTGCCGTAATGTGCGATCCCAAAATACTGATTCTCGATGATTCGCTGTCGAGTGTGGACACGCGAACCGAAGACGAAATTTTATCCCATCTCCGACAACTGATGCAAAATCGCACTTGTCTGATCGTGAGTCACCGTATACAAACGGTAAAATATGCCGATATGATCATCACGTTATCCGATGGGGAAATTATCGAACAAGGCACGCATGAGGAACTGGTGTCACTTGGCGGGGTATATGCCGATATGTATCAGCGTCAATTACTTGAAGAAGAAATGGAGACATTGGACCAATGA
- the bamD gene encoding outer membrane protein assembly factor BamD, giving the protein MQLRLDVKVMVKSNLKIKEPMYRKIVFSFILTIICSLLFMSCSKKNVTQYMTSREHFEYAMKFFNKKSYVKAADEFSLITYKFSGSDIADDAQYYLAECYFRQKDYVSASSEYDRLVSSFSRSEFVERAMYHLVICYNELSPGYALDQKFTYEAVEAVQNFVDLYPKSEKKSEVDSIYTTIKLKLAKKHFESANIYRKISEFEAAIVYYDQVIIDYYDSPFAGQARFWKGYCNFKIGEFQKATLILNKFISDYPQEKKLVTEAGNLLNKIKEKEEKEKNKKKT; this is encoded by the coding sequence ATGCAGTTACGGCTTGATGTGAAAGTTATGGTAAAAAGTAATTTAAAAATAAAGGAACCTATGTACCGGAAAATAGTTTTCTCGTTTATTTTGACAATCATATGCAGTTTGCTTTTTATGTCCTGCAGTAAGAAAAACGTGACGCAGTACATGACGTCGCGCGAGCATTTTGAGTATGCGATGAAGTTTTTTAACAAGAAGAGTTATGTTAAAGCAGCGGATGAATTTTCACTCATTACTTATAAGTTCAGCGGATCCGATATTGCCGATGATGCGCAATATTATTTGGCCGAATGTTACTTTCGCCAGAAGGATTATGTATCTGCCAGTTCCGAATACGACCGTTTAGTATCCAGTTTCTCCCGCAGCGAATTTGTTGAACGCGCCATGTATCATTTGGTGATCTGTTATAATGAATTGTCTCCTGGGTATGCTCTGGACCAGAAATTTACTTATGAAGCCGTTGAGGCCGTTCAAAACTTTGTGGATTTGTATCCTAAGAGTGAAAAGAAATCTGAGGTCGACTCGATCTATACGACGATCAAGCTGAAACTGGCGAAAAAACATTTTGAGAGCGCTAATATTTACCGGAAAATCAGTGAATTTGAAGCCGCTATCGTGTATTACGATCAGGTTATCATTGACTATTATGACTCACCGTTTGCCGGCCAGGCCAGATTCTGGAAAGGATATTGCAATTTTAAGATCGGCGAATTTCAAAAAGCGACATTGATATTAAACAAATTTATCAGCGATTATCCTCAGGAAAAAAAGTTGGTAACGGAGGCCGGAAATTTGTTGAATAAGATAAAAGAGAAAGAAGAAAAAGAAAAAAATAAGAAAAAAACGTAG
- a CDS encoding nicotinate-nucleotide adenylyltransferase, whose protein sequence is MTKLGIFGGTFNPIHHGHLFIAETVLEKTDIDQVIFIPSANPPHKPHQNIISFEHRWNMLNLAISGHPHFISNDIEHKLGGISYTVKTLDELKKKYADSEIYLIIGSDSLAALQTWKDPDRLLGMTQFIVFPRSYTDASRTETRFLDRSVFLEVPLVSISSSDIRSRVAHGEFIGGMVPEKVEQYITENRLYLLN, encoded by the coding sequence ATGACAAAACTTGGCATTTTCGGTGGAACATTTAATCCGATTCATCACGGGCATCTTTTCATTGCCGAAACGGTTTTGGAGAAAACGGATATAGATCAGGTTATTTTTATTCCCTCCGCAAATCCACCGCATAAGCCTCATCAAAATATTATTTCATTCGAACACCGTTGGAATATGCTGAATCTTGCTATTTCCGGCCATCCGCATTTTATATCCAATGATATTGAGCATAAGTTGGGCGGCATTTCCTACACGGTTAAGACTTTGGATGAGTTAAAAAAAAAATACGCCGATTCGGAAATATACCTCATCATCGGATCCGATTCGCTAGCAGCATTGCAGACGTGGAAAGATCCTGACAGACTGCTCGGGATGACGCAATTCATTGTGTTCCCGCGATCCTATACCGATGCTTCTCGGACAGAAACACGATTTCTGGACAGGTCGGTTTTTTTGGAAGTGCCGTTGGTTTCAATCTCTTCATCCGATATCCGGTCACGCGTAGCACATGGCGAATTTATTGGCGGCATGGTTCCGGAAAAAGTTGAGCAATACATTACGGAAAACAGATTATATTTATTGAACTGA